In Dermacentor albipictus isolate Rhodes 1998 colony chromosome 6, USDA_Dalb.pri_finalv2, whole genome shotgun sequence, the following proteins share a genomic window:
- the LOC139060948 gene encoding uncharacterized protein codes for MPDRGQGRVHRFRDHVVAGVNWRTTRFVDEVPSSRVCGLCRMIPKRTVLLPCLHALCQSCHAASLEGSVGRCPLDREPFEEGECVGSEFPARKANAVMVYCWNEAHGCEYTGTMDRMLEHYENECAFHAVECLRCGEGVQHRDLPTHYAAGCSAGVSTAITESTQPTAVTLEDVNAALEDVKAMLGCLNHDQLLPVIQSQLNELTEQARNQEARFTRELGACENNLKADMEQITGTISSTVSHQRTSRENPVDEDGMSRSLSLRSEQEDEIRRKCEHLAHLEHSRQTFPKPDSSRVIASCEPWYRDVRRLTSAQSIPKLIKKDGLVIYRLILENIEEIIQWPGDRRMFAEITVPHMADTHFNIAVWKYGDCAADLVLKIKFNGMMVESKCWPPFWTVYARHPAGPYRRKLTPAAERCYCNRDDSSLPHFHLQFTTDISSLKDNGFLRDGNMKFEILFHVTDVDGGIRGAP; via the exons ATGCCGGATCGTGGACAGGGACGAGTGCACCGTTTTCGCGACCACGtcgtcgccggcgtcaactggcgaACGACGCGGTTCGTCGACGAGGTTCCCAGTTCACGTGTGTGCGGCCTCTGCCGCATGATCCCAAAACGGACGGTGCTGTTGCCGTGCTTGCATGCTCTGTGCCAATCTTGCCACGCAGCCAGTCTCGAAGGGAGCGTCGGTCGGTGTCCGTTGGATCGAGAGCCATTCGAAGAAGGGGAGTGCGTCGGTTCTGAATTCCCGGCCAGGAAAGCAAACGCCGTGATG GTGTACTGCTGGAACGAAGCGCACGGCTGCGAGTACACGGGCACCATGGACCGCATGCTGGAGCACTACGAGAACGAGTGCGCATTTCACGCCGTGGAATGTTTGCGATGCGGCGAGGGAGTCCAGCACAGAGACCTGCCGACGCACTACGCGGCCGGATGCAGTGCCGGTGTTTCCACTGCGATCACAGAGTCCACGCAACCTACAGCAGTGACACTCGAAGACGTGAACGCTGCCCTTGAAGACGTCAAGGCGATGCTGGGATGCCTCAACCACGACCAGCTGCTGCCAGTGATTCAGAGTCAGTTGAATGAGCTTACAGAACAAGCCAGAAACCAGGAAGCCAGGTTCACTCGCGAGCTCGGAGCATGCGAGAACAACTTAAAGGCCGACATGGAACAAATCACCGGCACGATTTCATCGACAGTGTCGCACCAGCGGACGTCTCGGGAAAATCCAGTGGACGAAGACGGCATGTCGAGGTCGCTGTCGTTGCGCTCGGAACAAGAAGATGAGATACGTCGAAAGTGTGAACACTTAGCCCACCTGGAACACTCGCGGCAAACTTTCCCAAAGCCTGATTCCAGCCGTGTCATTGCCAGTTGTGAGCCTTGGTACCGTGACGTTCGGCGTTTGACCAGTGCGCAGTCGATACCCAAGCTCATTAAAAAAGATGGGTTGGTGATATATCGTCTGATCCTGGAAAACATTGAGGAAATCATTCAGTGGCCGGGAGACAGAAGAATGTTTGCCGAGATTACGGTGCCGCACATGGCGGACACGCACTTTAATATTGCTGTTTGGAAGTACGGCGATTGTGCAGCTGACCTCGTTCTGAAGATCAAGTTTAACGGGATGATGGTGGAATCCAAGTGTTGGCCGCCTTTCTGGACAGTGTACGCGAGGCATCCAGCAGGACCCTATCGACGTAAGTTGACTCCCGCTGCCGAGCGTTGTTACTGCAACCGCGATGACTCCTCATTGCCACACTTCCACCTCCAATTTACTACAGACATTTCCTCGCTGAAGGATAACGGCTTCCTCCGAGACGGAAACATGAAGTTTGAAATCTTGTTCCACGTTACAGATGTGGACGGTGGGATCAGAGGAGCACCCTAA